A region of Selenomonadales bacterium 4137-cl DNA encodes the following proteins:
- a CDS encoding methyl-accepting chemotaxis protein, with the protein MSASPLIIDDYARFAGCLVDLLDVGVFVTDRDQIVYYRPSSSFDLKMQIGLPVKPGMASHTAIHERRRVVMRKDNSYSGQPFITVVIPLTDEQGGVIGTLAVTEPVDRQDKLKGLARRLSGDLGGLTATTGEILGRTEKIAAAAEDMVAANLHSQQRVAETDQVLGLIRSIAGQTNLLGLNAAIEAARVGDQGRGFGVVAEEIRKLAATSAESIGKIAEIITAVKADSKATDAAVADIRDTLAAIAADIGRFTGSIRETSALAEELDKIADEIVK; encoded by the coding sequence TTGTCCGCTTCGCCGCTCATCATTGATGATTACGCCCGCTTCGCCGGCTGCCTCGTCGACCTCCTCGACGTGGGCGTCTTCGTCACCGACCGCGACCAGATCGTCTACTACCGGCCGAGCAGCAGCTTCGACCTCAAAATGCAGATCGGCCTGCCCGTCAAGCCCGGCATGGCGTCCCACACCGCCATCCACGAGCGCCGGCGGGTCGTCATGCGCAAAGACAACTCCTACAGCGGCCAGCCCTTCATCACCGTCGTCATCCCGCTGACGGACGAACAGGGCGGCGTCATCGGCACCCTCGCCGTCACCGAGCCGGTCGACCGCCAGGACAAGCTCAAGGGCCTGGCCCGCAGGCTCAGCGGCGACCTCGGCGGTCTGACCGCAACCACCGGCGAGATTCTCGGCCGCACGGAAAAAATCGCCGCCGCCGCCGAGGACATGGTCGCGGCCAACCTCCATTCCCAGCAGCGGGTCGCGGAAACCGACCAGGTGCTCGGCCTCATCAGGTCGATCGCCGGCCAGACCAACCTCCTCGGCCTCAACGCCGCCATCGAGGCGGCCCGCGTCGGCGACCAGGGCCGGGGCTTCGGCGTGGTCGCCGAGGAAATCCGCAAACTGGCCGCGACCAGCGCCGAATCGATCGGCAAGATCGCCGAAATAATCACCGCCGTCAAGGCCGACAGCAAAGCGACCGACGCCGCCGTCGCCGACATCCGCGACACGCTCGCCGCCATCGCCGCCGACATCGGCCGTTTCACCGGCTCCATCCGGGAAACCAGCGCCCTCGCCGAGGAACTCGACAAGATCGCCGACGAAATCGTCAAATAA
- a CDS encoding GNAT family N-acetyltransferase, with protein sequence MVNIEEYSAPYREQVVAHILAIQRDEFGIAITRADQPDLDAIETFYRTGAGNFWLALDGGRVVGTIALIDIGNRQAALRKMFVAPDYRGAGRNTAGLLLAALLAWARQKGLGEIYLGTTAQFLAAHRFYEKRGFAPVAREDLPAAFPVMKVDTRFYKYSL encoded by the coding sequence TTGGTTAACATCGAAGAATACTCCGCGCCCTACCGGGAGCAGGTCGTCGCCCACATCCTCGCCATCCAGCGGGACGAATTCGGCATCGCCATCACCCGCGCCGACCAGCCCGACCTCGACGCCATCGAAACCTTCTACCGGACCGGGGCGGGCAACTTCTGGCTGGCCCTCGACGGCGGCCGGGTCGTGGGCACCATCGCCCTCATCGACATCGGCAACCGCCAGGCCGCCCTCAGAAAGATGTTCGTCGCCCCCGACTACCGCGGCGCGGGCCGCAACACCGCCGGCCTGCTGCTGGCGGCGCTCCTCGCCTGGGCGCGGCAAAAAGGCCTGGGCGAGATATACCTCGGCACCACCGCGCAGTTCCTCGCCGCCCACCGCTTCTACGAAAAGCGCGGTTTCGCCCCGGTCGCCCGCGAGGACCTGCCGGCCGCCTTCCCGGTGATGAAGGTGGACACCCGCTTCTACAAATACTCTTTATAG
- a CDS encoding MarR family transcriptional regulator, whose product MEVSAINGLKNEILREVGALARCVHTLFDLKYRELSLQRGQFVFLTRIVERPGLNLAELSALLKVDKTTTTKAVQKLMAAGYVQRERDAVDKRMWRLIPSDLASDVYPGIIAEENRSIDVCFAGFSAGERAAALDLLARMRANIEREWLERKKGGGGEESVG is encoded by the coding sequence ATGGAGGTGTCCGCCATCAACGGCCTCAAGAATGAAATTTTGCGCGAGGTGGGGGCGCTGGCCCGCTGCGTCCATACTCTTTTCGACCTCAAATACCGGGAGCTTAGCCTCCAGCGGGGCCAGTTCGTTTTTCTCACCCGCATCGTCGAGCGCCCCGGCCTCAACCTCGCCGAGCTGTCCGCGCTCCTTAAGGTCGATAAGACGACCACCACCAAAGCCGTCCAGAAGCTGATGGCCGCCGGTTACGTCCAGCGGGAACGCGACGCCGTCGATAAAAGGATGTGGCGGCTCATCCCGTCCGACCTTGCCAGCGATGTTTATCCCGGCATAATCGCCGAGGAAAACCGCAGCATCGACGTCTGCTTCGCCGGCTTCAGCGCCGGGGAGCGTGCCGCCGCCTTAGACCTCCTCGCCAGGATGCGGGCCAACATCGAGCGCGAATGGCTGGAGCGGAAAAAGGGCGGGGGAGGGGAGGAGAGCGTTGGTTAA
- a CDS encoding DEAD/DEAH box helicase translates to MSDNFLTLGIRREVNSFLQQMGITEPTPIQTKAIPMAMAGKDLVAQAQTGTGKTLAFLLPILESIQPDKPYIQALIVTPTRELALQITKEAKKLGDKLAVNVLALYGGHTLHKQVNQLQNAPHLVIGTPGRLLDLLRRKKLSLSGVSKLVLDEADQMLQMGFLDDVEEIINQTSSKHQTMLFSATIPPKIRSLAARYMERPIDIRVQTTNVTLDEIRQIIVETTQEEKLDRLCSMIDEYRPYLAMVFCHTKQRAISLNVALAQRGYEVDELHGDLSQSKREQVMKRFRAAKLQILVVTDIAARGLDIEGVTHIFNYDIPHDAESYIHRIGRTGRAGQTGTAVTFVVPGEQPYLRIIEQGIRASIKKQKSKEARGIADNGDAGAQLAPPKPSAVAPRPKKPLGKNPPRHGGINLRSRRKPKTDDGTSPSPRHEAKGRQTRRSRP, encoded by the coding sequence ATGTCCGACAACTTTTTGACACTCGGTATCCGGCGGGAAGTGAACAGCTTTCTGCAGCAAATGGGAATTACCGAGCCTACACCCATCCAAACGAAAGCTATTCCCATGGCGATGGCGGGAAAAGATCTGGTCGCTCAGGCGCAGACAGGCACGGGAAAGACGTTGGCCTTTTTGCTGCCCATCCTGGAAAGCATTCAACCGGACAAGCCGTATATTCAGGCGTTAATCGTTACCCCTACCAGAGAACTGGCGCTGCAGATTACCAAAGAAGCCAAGAAACTGGGCGATAAGCTCGCTGTCAATGTTCTGGCCTTATATGGCGGGCATACTTTGCACAAGCAGGTTAACCAGCTGCAAAACGCCCCGCACCTTGTAATCGGAACGCCGGGCCGCCTGCTTGATCTCCTTCGCCGCAAAAAACTCAGCCTTTCCGGGGTTTCCAAACTTGTATTGGATGAAGCGGATCAAATGCTGCAGATGGGCTTTCTTGACGACGTCGAAGAAATAATAAACCAGACATCCAGCAAGCATCAAACAATGTTATTTTCGGCGACAATACCGCCGAAAATCCGTTCGCTGGCGGCGCGATACATGGAAAGACCTATCGATATCCGTGTTCAGACCACCAATGTTACGCTAGATGAAATCAGGCAAATTATTGTGGAGACCACCCAGGAAGAAAAGCTCGACAGACTTTGCAGCATGATAGATGAATACCGCCCCTATCTTGCGATGGTATTTTGTCATACAAAGCAGCGCGCCATTTCTCTTAACGTTGCTCTTGCCCAACGCGGCTACGAAGTTGATGAACTGCACGGCGATCTGTCCCAGTCAAAGCGCGAGCAAGTAATGAAGCGTTTCCGCGCGGCAAAACTTCAAATACTGGTTGTCACGGACATTGCTGCCAGAGGCCTCGATATTGAGGGCGTTACCCACATATTCAACTATGATATTCCGCATGACGCCGAATCGTATATCCACCGCATCGGCCGAACAGGGCGGGCGGGCCAGACCGGCACAGCCGTCACATTTGTCGTTCCCGGGGAACAACCGTATCTGCGGATAATCGAGCAAGGCATCCGCGCCTCTATTAAGAAGCAGAAATCCAAGGAAGCGAGGGGTATCGCGGACAACGGGGATGCCGGCGCCCAACTGGCCCCGCCAAAGCCCTCTGCTGTCGCTCCCCGCCCCAAAAAGCCGCTAGGAAAAAATCCTCCCCGTCATGGCGGAATTAACCTCCGAAGCCGTCGCAAGCCCAAGACAGACGACGGAACATCACCCTCGCCGCGCCATGAGGCCAAAGGCAGGCAAACCCGGCGGAGCCGCCCCTAA
- a CDS encoding zinc-ribbon domain containing protein → MAQDKTLTCRDCEREFTFSASEQDFFAEKGFTNEPGRCPDCRAARKQQNPGGGYNRGGGFQRREMHPATCAECGRETQVPFRPSGDRPVYCSDCFGRNRH, encoded by the coding sequence ATGGCGCAAGACAAAACGCTAACTTGCCGGGATTGCGAGAGGGAATTCACCTTCAGCGCATCAGAACAAGACTTCTTTGCCGAAAAAGGCTTCACCAACGAACCCGGACGCTGCCCCGATTGCCGCGCCGCCCGCAAACAGCAGAATCCGGGGGGCGGCTATAACCGTGGGGGCGGGTTTCAGCGACGGGAGATGCATCCGGCTACCTGCGCGGAGTGCGGACGGGAAACGCAAGTCCCCTTCCGCCCCAGCGGTGACCGGCCCGTCTACTGCAGTGATTGCTTCGGCCGGAACCGCCACTAG
- a CDS encoding IS256 family transposase — MRSLIKEENLKTPEDVQRLLKDMFGGVLQEMLEAEMDQNLGYEKNGSRTPEQSNRRNGHSPKTVRSEFGDVELDIPRDREGEFDPLVVKKHQKSVTGIEDQVIALYAKGVSTREIQDHLQNLYGIEASPALISNITNKIMPLIKEWQNRPLQCVYAVVFLDAIHFKVKQDGQIVNKAAYMAIGIDLDGTKDVLGIWIGENESAKFWLSVLNELRNRGVQDILITSVDNLTGFTEAIGAAYPETRVQKCIVHQVRNSIRYVSYKDVKRITSALKPIYTAATESAGQEALNQFESIWGAKYPLIVKSWRNNWAEIATFFQYPPEIRKIIYTTNMIESYHRQLRKVTKGKSIFPSDDALLKMLYLATQDVMRKWTGRIQNWGQILLQLSIFFPEKVRSHLR, encoded by the coding sequence ATGCGTAGCCTCATCAAGGAAGAGAACCTTAAAACCCCGGAGGACGTCCAGCGCCTGCTAAAAGACATGTTCGGCGGCGTATTGCAGGAAATGCTCGAAGCGGAAATGGACCAAAACCTTGGCTATGAGAAAAACGGTTCACGGACGCCGGAACAGTCAAACCGCCGGAACGGCCATAGCCCCAAGACGGTGCGCAGCGAATTCGGCGACGTGGAGCTGGATATCCCCCGTGACCGCGAAGGCGAATTTGACCCCCTTGTCGTCAAGAAACACCAAAAGAGCGTAACAGGTATCGAAGACCAGGTTATCGCCCTTTACGCCAAAGGCGTAAGTACCCGCGAAATTCAGGACCATCTGCAAAACTTGTACGGTATCGAGGCTTCGCCGGCCTTGATCTCCAATATCACCAATAAAATCATGCCCTTGATTAAGGAGTGGCAAAACCGGCCGCTGCAATGCGTCTATGCCGTTGTCTTCCTCGACGCCATTCACTTCAAGGTCAAGCAGGACGGCCAGATCGTCAACAAGGCCGCCTACATGGCAATCGGCATCGACCTGGACGGCACCAAGGACGTACTTGGCATCTGGATCGGCGAAAACGAGTCAGCTAAATTTTGGCTCAGCGTACTAAACGAACTCAGGAACCGGGGCGTACAAGACATCCTTATCACTTCGGTGGACAACCTGACCGGGTTTACAGAAGCCATCGGCGCCGCTTACCCGGAAACACGGGTGCAAAAGTGCATCGTCCACCAGGTCCGTAACTCTATTCGCTATGTGTCTTACAAAGACGTAAAGCGTATTACCTCAGCCCTCAAGCCCATCTACACGGCGGCAACGGAATCGGCCGGGCAGGAAGCCTTGAACCAATTCGAAAGCATCTGGGGAGCCAAGTATCCGCTCATCGTAAAGTCTTGGCGGAACAACTGGGCCGAAATCGCCACCTTCTTTCAGTACCCGCCCGAAATTCGCAAGATCATCTACACAACCAACATGATCGAAAGCTATCACCGGCAGCTCAGGAAGGTCACAAAAGGAAAGAGCATCTTCCCGTCGGACGATGCTCTGTTAAAAATGCTCTATCTAGCAACCCAGGATGTTATGCGGAAATGGACGGGCAGAATTCAGAACTGGGGCCAAATTCTTCTGCAACTATCCATCTTCTTCCCAGAAAAGGTGCGATCTCATTTGCGTTAA
- the arr gene encoding NAD(+)--rifampin ADP-ribosyltransferase, whose amino-acid sequence MNDNKDVLDKGPFFHGTKADLKIGDLLEPQHLSNYQDKKANHIYFTASLDAAKWGAELAKSKAKERIYLVEPLGEFENDPNLTDKRFPGNPTRSYRSKSPLKIIAELGSWERHSDEEINHMLSSLKKLSEEGKNVIYD is encoded by the coding sequence ATGAATGACAACAAAGATGTCCTCGATAAAGGTCCTTTCTTTCATGGTACTAAAGCCGACTTAAAAATTGGCGATTTATTAGAACCGCAGCATTTATCAAATTACCAGGATAAAAAAGCCAACCATATATATTTTACCGCTTCGTTAGATGCCGCTAAATGGGGTGCTGAATTAGCGAAATCTAAGGCGAAGGAAAGAATTTATCTTGTAGAACCGTTAGGCGAATTTGAAAACGACCCGAACCTGACCGACAAAAGATTTCCCGGCAACCCAACCCGTTCTTATCGGTCAAAATCCCCTCTGAAAATAATAGCCGAATTAGGTTCATGGGAAAGACATTCCGATGAAGAAATAAATCATATGCTTTCATCTTTAAAAAAATTAAGTGAAGAAGGGAAAAATGTAATATACGATTAA
- a CDS encoding DHA2 family efflux MFS transporter permease subunit: MNDTLHPNKYLVLAIVSLGTVLSGYVASSLDIALTNIMNTFGFTMDNVTWVLLAYSIPYGATLPIMGKFGDQFGRKKVYVAGLVVFTAATMLVGLAWNSASVIAFRILQGLGAAMFFPNAMTIVADAFPPEERGQAMGMWGAFAAAGAVLGPTVGGYIVEYVNWRMLFDSIVPIAGAGILLAVLVLQESPRQAVSRKIDYLGGITLVTGLSALIVALSQGGKEGWTSAYILGLSALTVLSLAAFVRIESRVAEPLVDLSLFKNPTFTVANLVGFITFMALMGGLFLIPFFLRNILGYSPIRAGLSLFPLIGAMILMAPMGGKLADRTGGRTPTMLGMLILAVAMYSFHTMTADTAYPFIAVRLALMGVGLALTMSPLSNAAMATLPKEKMGVGSGVFNLFKNVGGSVGIAIFGTFLDTRTTFHAAVLAEYVNTASSAASQMLSALQGGFMQSGLPAVQAKGAALAVLQGMIAKQAAVIAYGDVFKIVAFIAALGVLAATLIKSDKKPAPEEEASEESDENLVAVTNE, translated from the coding sequence ATGAACGACACCCTCCATCCCAATAAATACCTCGTCCTCGCCATCGTCTCCCTCGGCACCGTCCTCAGTGGCTATGTCGCCAGCTCGCTCGACATCGCCCTCACCAACATCATGAACACCTTCGGCTTCACCATGGACAACGTCACCTGGGTGCTGCTCGCCTACTCCATCCCCTACGGCGCCACCCTGCCCATCATGGGCAAATTCGGCGACCAGTTCGGCCGCAAAAAAGTCTACGTCGCCGGCCTGGTCGTTTTCACCGCCGCCACCATGCTGGTCGGCCTCGCCTGGAACAGCGCGTCCGTCATCGCCTTCCGCATCCTCCAGGGCCTTGGCGCCGCCATGTTCTTCCCCAACGCCATGACCATCGTCGCCGACGCCTTCCCGCCCGAAGAACGGGGCCAGGCAATGGGCATGTGGGGCGCGTTCGCCGCCGCCGGCGCCGTCCTCGGCCCCACCGTCGGCGGCTACATCGTCGAATACGTCAACTGGCGGATGCTGTTCGACAGCATCGTCCCCATCGCCGGCGCCGGCATCCTCCTCGCCGTCCTCGTCCTCCAAGAATCGCCCCGCCAGGCCGTCTCGCGGAAAATCGACTACCTCGGCGGCATCACCCTCGTCACCGGCCTCAGCGCCCTCATCGTCGCCCTCAGCCAGGGCGGCAAGGAAGGCTGGACCTCGGCCTACATCCTCGGCCTCTCCGCCCTCACCGTCCTCAGCCTCGCCGCCTTCGTCCGCATCGAAAGCCGCGTCGCCGAGCCGCTCGTCGACCTCAGCCTCTTCAAAAATCCCACCTTCACCGTCGCCAACCTCGTCGGCTTCATCACCTTCATGGCCCTCATGGGCGGCCTGTTCCTCATCCCCTTCTTCCTCCGCAACATCCTCGGCTACTCGCCCATCCGCGCCGGCCTGTCGCTCTTCCCCCTCATCGGCGCCATGATCCTCATGGCCCCCATGGGCGGCAAGCTCGCCGACCGGACGGGGGGGAGGACGCCCACCATGCTCGGCATGCTCATCCTCGCCGTCGCCATGTACTCCTTCCACACCATGACTGCCGACACCGCCTACCCCTTCATCGCCGTCCGCCTCGCCCTCATGGGCGTCGGTCTCGCCCTCACCATGTCGCCCCTCTCCAACGCCGCCATGGCCACCCTGCCCAAAGAGAAAATGGGCGTCGGCTCCGGCGTCTTCAACCTCTTCAAAAACGTCGGCGGCAGCGTCGGCATCGCCATCTTCGGCACCTTCCTCGACACCCGCACCACCTTCCACGCCGCCGTGCTCGCCGAATACGTCAACACCGCGTCATCGGCGGCGTCCCAGATGCTGTCCGCCCTCCAGGGCGGGTTCATGCAAAGCGGCCTGCCGGCCGTCCAGGCCAAAGGCGCCGCCCTCGCCGTCCTCCAGGGCATGATCGCCAAACAGGCCGCCGTCATCGCCTACGGTGACGTCTTCAAAATCGTCGCCTTCATCGCCGCCCTCGGCGTCCTCGCCGCCACCCTCATCAAAAGCGACAAAAAACCCGCCCCGGAAGAGGAAGCGAGCGAAGAATCAGACGAGAACCTTGTCGCGGTAACAAACGAGTAA
- a CDS encoding HlyD family secretion protein — translation MSAPKKIANRKLIAAAAALAGVLALAGGWWWFAASGKVSTDDARIKSSIVNVSTKVPGQIEELAVREGDRVEAGQVIARIDSQALKIQVEQAEANHAAAQAKLASLEAGSRPQQVAQAQAAVAQAEASLENARRDYERTAKLYEDGALSAQQRDAALTALKVAQAQHEAARQGLSLASEGAAAQDVDYARAQVAQAAAALRNARLQLENTAIVAPVSGIVAKRPVDPGEMVSVGQTVYSITDPAESWVEANIEETNIGRIRSGEAVQFTVDAYPRRKFAGEVAEVGAATGSQFALLPADNATGNFTKVTQRIPVKIKITDSGQADLKPGMSAVVAIRAGR, via the coding sequence ATGAGCGCACCGAAAAAAATCGCCAACCGCAAACTCATCGCCGCCGCCGCCGCGCTGGCCGGCGTTCTTGCCCTCGCCGGCGGCTGGTGGTGGTTCGCCGCCAGCGGCAAAGTCTCCACCGACGACGCCAGAATCAAAAGCAGCATCGTCAACGTCAGCACCAAAGTCCCCGGCCAGATCGAAGAACTCGCCGTCAGGGAAGGCGACCGGGTAGAGGCCGGTCAGGTCATCGCCCGCATCGACAGCCAGGCCCTCAAAATCCAGGTCGAGCAGGCCGAGGCCAACCACGCCGCCGCCCAGGCCAAGCTCGCCTCCTTAGAGGCCGGCAGCCGTCCCCAGCAGGTCGCCCAGGCCCAGGCCGCCGTCGCCCAGGCCGAAGCCAGCCTCGAAAACGCCCGTCGCGACTACGAGCGCACCGCGAAACTCTACGAAGACGGCGCCCTTTCCGCCCAGCAGCGCGACGCCGCCCTCACCGCCCTCAAAGTCGCCCAGGCCCAGCACGAAGCCGCCCGCCAGGGCCTCAGCCTCGCCTCCGAAGGCGCGGCCGCCCAGGACGTCGACTACGCCCGCGCCCAGGTGGCCCAGGCCGCCGCCGCCCTCAGAAACGCCCGCCTCCAGCTCGAAAACACCGCCATCGTCGCCCCCGTATCCGGCATCGTCGCCAAACGGCCCGTCGACCCCGGCGAAATGGTATCCGTCGGCCAGACCGTCTACAGCATCACCGACCCCGCCGAATCCTGGGTCGAGGCCAACATCGAGGAAACCAACATCGGCCGCATCAGAAGCGGCGAAGCCGTCCAGTTCACCGTCGACGCCTACCCGCGGCGCAAATTCGCCGGCGAAGTCGCCGAAGTCGGCGCCGCCACCGGCTCCCAGTTCGCCCTCCTGCCGGCCGACAACGCCACCGGCAACTTCACCAAAGTCACCCAGCGCATCCCCGTCAAAATCAAAATCACCGATAGCGGCCAGGCCGACCTCAAGCCGGGCATGTCGGCCGTCGTCGCCATCCGCGCGGGCAGGTGA
- a CDS encoding PadR family transcriptional regulator, producing MFSRPDAKTWIKLVTALFILTILKSEAAHGNRIAGEIKRLTGDAVRPNPNFLYPLLRQLEEKGYVAGHWENPATRGKRVYTITPGGLAYLGSLKDLARAKMLELERRHKAIREYLLAD from the coding sequence TTGTTCAGCCGCCCTGACGCCAAAACCTGGATCAAACTCGTCACCGCCCTCTTCATCCTCACCATCCTCAAAAGCGAAGCCGCCCACGGCAACCGCATCGCCGGCGAGATCAAGCGCCTCACCGGCGACGCCGTCCGGCCCAACCCCAACTTCCTCTACCCGCTGCTCCGCCAGCTCGAGGAAAAGGGCTACGTCGCCGGCCACTGGGAAAACCCCGCTACCCGCGGTAAGCGCGTCTACACCATCACTCCCGGCGGGCTTGCCTACCTCGGATCGCTCAAAGACCTCGCCCGGGCCAAAATGCTCGAGCTCGAGCGGCGCCACAAAGCCATCCGCGAATACCTGCTCGCCGACTGA